In Phaseolus vulgaris cultivar G19833 chromosome 7, P. vulgaris v2.0, whole genome shotgun sequence, the genomic stretch ACAACTTTCTTCTTCTCGAATTTCCCAAGCCATTACGGGGAGCTAGATATGCTCAAGGTGTTCCAAAAGTGGGCAAGAGTGAAAGAAGTCTTTATCTCACGAAGACTAAATAAATGGGGGAGGAGGTTTGGGtttgtgaggttctttggtgtgAGAAATGTGGGTTGTTTGGAGAGGGATCTGGACCAGCTATATGTAGGGGATCGGAAGCTCTTTGTGAATGTACCAAAATACCGTAAACAACAATATGAACCAAGAAGGATGGAGCAGAGGGTCTCGCGAGAAACAAACAGGGAGAGGAAGGACGAAACAGGGAAGCAAAATCAGCAGGATAATGAGCTTAATCGGGAACAGAGAAGGGCAGAGAAGTGGGTGGAGAAGAGTGGAAACAGGTCCTACGCTGAAATTGTAACAGCTGACTCCCAAGAACAGTGGAAAGGTCTGAGTATCAAAGTGCAACAACTTACCATGCCATGGATGGAAACAAGTGTTGTGGGGAAGCTTCGAGAAGACATGGATGTGGACCGGCTAGGGGAGGAGTTAGTGAAAGGGGGTATGAACATGGTTAAAGTGAGGCTTTTGGGGGACAACTTAGTCTTGCTTACTCCAAGTGCAGGGGAACATGGAGGACGTTATAAAGCTTAATAAGGAATGGGCTGATAGAGTCTTCGTCAGTTTTAAACCTTGGTCGAATGACATTGGCCCAAGCCATAAGACAATGTGGGTGAGGTGCTACGGGCTGCCGTTCTCTTTCTGGAGCAGGGATTGTTTCACTAAAGTAATAGGAATTATGGCCCCCTCAGCTACGCTTAAGGCTGTCGATGATTCTACCGTGTCATGGGAAATCTTAGAATATGCTCGCTTACAAGTACGTATCCTAAAACTTGGGAGTGCTAAGATGGTGAAATGTGTGCGGGTCAATAACCATCCATGCAACATTCTTATAGAGGAGGAACCCCCGGAGCTCTATGAAGATATGAATAAGGATAATCATCCCTCCTATGATTCTTCTGACAGCGTGTCATCCACAGAAACCTACATAGAAGAAACAGATTTCTCTGTGATCAACAGTGAGGAGGAGAATAGGCCCTGGGATGCGGAGGTTAGTCGTTCAAAAGTGGAGGAGGAAGGGGAAGAGagaaaggaagaagatgaacagtgttCACATAGGACAAAATTGCTATCTACGGGCTCTCTGTCGGAAAGTACTGGAGGACAGTGGAACGCAAAAAAAGCAATAACGAAAGCGGAAAGTAAGGGGCATAAGGGATTGGGAGGAGTTGACTTGTCCCCTGATTCTGATTTTGGGGGTGATGCAGCTTTTTTAAGGTCTTCTGAACAAGCTGACTTGGCAAAAGTGGTTGTGGACATGGAGTGTAATATCAAACCAAATGAAAATCATGGGGTGTTGGGCCTTGAGGAAGTGGAGGCCCGTGTAGCAGAGGGATGGCCCTCTTTCGTAGCCCAGAAAGTAGTGGAAGATGGTGGGTCTGTGGCCAGGGCAATGGAAGAGGATTCTCGACAAAGGGATCTTTCTAATACCACCCACATGCCGCGTGGAAGCCCCATAGGAGGAACGAGAATGGGTGGTAGCAAAGGTGAACATATGTCATTTTCAGAAGGCAGAATCCCAGGGGACCGTGAGCCATTGAGTGGTTCGTTATCCTGGTCAAGGGAGACTAACGGGGTGCAGTGTGAGAATGAAGATGGTAAAGGTGGTGGAGAGGTAGGAGGCAAGTTGCCAGGTACGCTGCTCTTACCTAATCTTGTAGGAAACGACGGGGCAAAGGTGAGAAGCAAGACTTTTTCTCCACCACgaaggaggaagaagaaagaactCGCAGAATTGGGTGACCCTTTCTCCCAACCGAGACGGTCGTCAAGGATGAAGGGGAGACGTAACCAGGCGGTATCATCGTCTAGCAATAGAATCGAAATATCTTTGGTTTCTATTTCCGATAAAGATATTCACAATTGCAATCTTCGTAGGCAATATCCGTGTGTCATGGAGGAACCACCCAATCTATGGGAGATTAGAAAAAAGTGTGGGCTGGCTTGTCGAGAGGATGAAGAGGAGGTAATAAAAGAATATGGAAGTATGGAAGCAAGAGACGTGGAGGTCCGAAACTGTCATAAGGAGGGTATTGAGGAAAGTATCCCATGATAATTGTGAATCTGAATATTAGAGGGTTGAGGGGAAGTACCAAAGCTAGGTACATGAGGCAAATTATAGCGTGTGAGGGAGCGAAATTTGTATGTATACAAGAAACGAAAGCTAAGGTGCTATCAGATGCTAAGTGTTATTCCGTGTGGGGGGACAACAAAATTGGATGGCTACATTATGAAGGTGTTAATGGTAGTGGAAGCTTGTTGTCGATGTGGTATAAAGAAGCTTTCAATTACATGAGTCACTTGATGGGGAAGGGTTTCATAGTAGTTTTTGGTAATTACCTCAAATTCAAGATCACTTGCGCAGTGGTAAATGTTTACGCCAACTGCAATTTGAACGACAAAAAGATGCTCTGGACGAAATTGTCTAATATCAAAGCTAACTCACAGGTTACGGTATGGTGCTTCTGTGGGGATTTTAATGCCATAAGAAGTTGTAGTGAAAGGAAAGGAAGTCAGGGCAGGGATGATCACTCAAGCGAGATTAGAGGTTTTAATACGTTCATTGATTCTAACCTCCTTCTTGATCTTCTTATTGTGGGGAAAAAATTTACATGGTTTAAATCTAATGGGTCGGCAAAGAGCAGACTTGACAAAGTGCTTGTTTCTTTGGAGTGGATGGACAAATGGCCCATGTGCAAACAGTATGTGCAACCCATGGAAGTTTCTGATCATTGTGCTATAGTGGTGAAGTCGATGGATAAAGATTGGGGCCCGAGGCCCTTTCGAACCATTGATGCCTGGCTTACAGAGAGGGGCTTCAGTGAGATGGTGAAGAATAATTGGAACTCCTACTCTGTTCAGGGGAATGCTTTAGTAAGGTTTAAAGAGAAGCTGAAGTGTCTGAAGGAGGATCTAAAAGTATGGAACATGGATGTGTTTGGCAACATTAATACAAGTAAGAGGAGGATTTTACAAGAAATTGAAGATCTTGATTGTAAAGACTGAAATAGAACCCTTACGGCAGTGGAAAGGGTGAGAAGGTGGGAACTGGTAATACGCATGAAGGAAATCGATAAAAAGTTGGACTCCCTAATATGCCAAAAAGCTAGGGCAAGATGGCTCAAGAATGGTGACTTATGTACCAGGTTCTATCATTCGACTTTGAGATGGAGAGGACTCAGAAACGAAGTAAAGGGTGTCGAGGTTGGGGGCCAATGGTGCGAGGAACCTAGTACTGTACGCTTTGAAGCAAAGAAGCTCTTTGAGAATAGATTCAAGGCAACGAGAGATCTTGGAGTAAGACTTGATGCGGTGGAGTTCAAGTCCCTTTCGGCTGAAGAGAATCTGAGTTTGATAGCCAGCTTTACGGAGAAGGAAATAAGAGACGCTGTGTGACAGTGTGAAGGTACTAAGAGCCCAGGCCCTGATGGATTCAACTTTAACTTCCTCAAGAAAAACTGGGAAGTCATGAAGGATGAAGTTGTGACAGCGATGACACTTTTTCACGATTCTGGATGTATATCGAAGGGTTGCAACGCCTCCTTTGTTGCTCTAATACCCAAAGTAAGGGACTCTTCCAAGCTTGAGCAATATAGACCAATCTCTTTAGTGGGGGCTATGTATAAGATTATAGCCAAGGTGCTGGCGGACAGGATCAAGAAAGTCCTTTCTTCTGTAATCGATGAAAGTCAATCGGCATTTATGAGGGGTAGAGGAATCCTTGACAGTGTTCTCCTGGCTAATGAGGTGGTAGAAGACCTAAGGAGAGGGGGGAGAAGTGGCTTGTGCTTAAAAGTGGACTTTGAAAAAGCTTATGACTCTGTTAGATGGgaattcctttatgacatgctACATAGGATGGGCTTCCACTGCAGGTGGATTAAGTGGATTCGTGGATGCCTACAAAGTGCAACTGTGTCAGTGCTTGTCAATGGGAGTCCAACGGAAGAGTTTAAACCATCTAGGGGTTTGAGGCAGGGTGATCCTCTTGCACCCTTCCTCTTTATTGTGGTAGCGGAAGGTCTAGCCGGACTAGTAAGGGAGGTAGTGAAGGCCAATCTGTTGACTG encodes the following:
- the LOC137829391 gene encoding uncharacterized protein, translated to MIIVNLNIRGLRGSTKARYMRQIIACEGAKFVCIQETKAKVLSDAKCYSVWGDNKIGWLHYEGVNGSGSLLSMWYKEAFNYMSHLMGKGFIVVFGNYLKFKITCAVVNVYANCNLNDKKMLWTKLSNIKANSQVTVWCFCGDFNAIRSCSERKGSQGRDDHSSEIRGFNTFIDSNLLLDLLIVGKKFTWFKSNGSAKSRLDKVLVSLEWMDKWPMCKQYVQPMEVSDHCAIVVKSMDKDWGPRPFRTIDAWLTERGFSEMVKNNWNSYSVQGNALVRFKEKLKCLKEDLKVWNMDVFGNINTMERVRRWELVIRMKEIDKKLDSLICQKARARWLKNGDLCTRFYHSTLRWRGLRNEVKGVEVGGQWCEEPSTVRFEAKKLFENRFKATRDLGVRLDAVEFKSLSAEENLSLIASFTEKEIRDAV